A region of Pyxidicoccus parkwaysis DNA encodes the following proteins:
- a CDS encoding AraC family transcriptional regulator: MDFRKKLAALLLALAATAAGAQPSGGAQKLPVGWYVTESAPKRYEAGVDTGSTCEGSRSAYLRSLTTDATGYGTFMQVFGAQDYRGKRLRFSAMTRIKDVDGWAGLWMRVEGPDPKQPLAFDNMQSRALVGTVGCKRYEVVLDVPKEATAIMAGLIMSGTGQAWLDGVRFEVVDASVPVTDLLASRPVVASTGPASLDDEPFPVAKNDQVPMGRIGDVWFNHGRVATDKPYTRRKDGVWVSILSEEIYEHGIEVTGTYGQRPVDLKVKAGGPKTLVDGTWGAEPVNILISPEKLVMRWGRFTRELPRDKSAQVDSTCNRYQVSDGMRVTDQVDVCGAALSTRPPTAQLVVALLANGFRATLPPQNFPIPQPPVRSRQALDTERGVTGGAVSP, translated from the coding sequence ATGGACTTCCGGAAGAAACTCGCCGCCCTGCTGCTCGCGCTGGCCGCCACCGCGGCCGGGGCGCAGCCGTCGGGGGGCGCCCAGAAGCTGCCCGTGGGCTGGTACGTCACGGAGAGCGCGCCCAAGCGCTACGAGGCGGGGGTGGACACCGGCTCCACCTGCGAGGGCTCGCGCAGCGCGTACCTGCGCTCGCTGACGACGGACGCGACCGGCTACGGCACCTTCATGCAGGTCTTCGGCGCGCAGGACTACCGCGGCAAGCGGCTGCGCTTCTCCGCCATGACGCGCATCAAGGACGTGGACGGCTGGGCGGGCCTGTGGATGCGCGTGGAGGGACCGGACCCGAAGCAGCCGCTCGCCTTCGACAACATGCAGTCGCGCGCGCTGGTGGGCACCGTGGGCTGCAAGCGCTACGAGGTGGTGCTGGACGTGCCGAAGGAGGCCACCGCCATCATGGCCGGCCTCATCATGAGCGGCACCGGCCAGGCGTGGCTGGACGGCGTGCGCTTCGAGGTGGTGGACGCCTCGGTGCCGGTGACGGACCTGCTCGCCTCGCGCCCCGTGGTGGCCTCCACCGGCCCCGCCAGCCTGGACGACGAGCCCTTCCCCGTGGCGAAGAACGACCAGGTGCCCATGGGGCGCATCGGCGACGTCTGGTTCAACCATGGCCGCGTCGCCACGGACAAGCCGTACACCCGGCGCAAGGACGGCGTCTGGGTGAGCATCCTCTCCGAGGAAATCTATGAGCACGGCATCGAGGTGACGGGCACCTACGGCCAGCGCCCGGTGGACTTGAAGGTGAAGGCGGGCGGGCCCAAGACGCTCGTCGACGGGACGTGGGGCGCAGAGCCCGTCAACATCCTCATCTCGCCGGAGAAGCTCGTCATGCGCTGGGGCCGCTTCACGCGCGAGCTGCCGCGCGACAAGAGCGCGCAGGTGGACTCCACGTGCAACCGCTACCAGGTCAGCGACGGCATGCGCGTGACGGACCAGGTCGACGTGTGCGGCGCGGCGCTGAGCACCCGCCCGCCGACGGCGCAGCTCGTAGTGGCCCTGCTGGCCAACGGCTTCCGCGCCACGCTGCCGCCGCAGAACTTCCCCATTCCGCAGCCGCCGGTGCGCAGCCGGCAGGCGCTCGACACCGAGCGCGGCGTCACCGGCGGCGCCGTCTCCCCGTGA
- a CDS encoding outer membrane protein assembly factor BamB family protein, giving the protein MGCREPADSAFRYSTDASSRAGLAVVADGVITGNEGGTVVRLDRDGRVVWRVSLGREVAARPVVVGDGVIVGTVAGDVVRLGMEDGAERWRVTGEPPVLTPGVTDEARTSVYFVAPDGAVRAHAVDTGKVRWRAPAPKATEPAPDSPRGLPAPVLAEGLLVVARGSAGLVALSTDDGRQAWARDVRDVVGLEAWRDAVYVSARPGRLLALRAKDGGSLWEQSVADGLTGPPAMALGTLWMGAGAAASPALLGVDRESGKEVARVTLPDPLLTRVTPIRGELLLVPTAGRDGRLLVLKPPSWERAFALRTDTPLRTAPVVLGDEFFVLGLDGRVMAWRLKPPPEP; this is encoded by the coding sequence GTGGGGTGCCGGGAGCCGGCGGACTCGGCCTTCCGGTATTCCACCGACGCGTCCTCGCGCGCCGGGCTGGCCGTCGTGGCGGATGGCGTCATCACCGGCAACGAGGGCGGCACCGTGGTGCGACTGGACCGGGACGGACGCGTGGTGTGGCGGGTGTCGCTCGGCCGGGAGGTGGCCGCACGGCCCGTGGTGGTGGGCGACGGCGTCATCGTCGGCACGGTGGCGGGTGACGTGGTGCGTCTGGGAATGGAGGACGGCGCGGAGCGCTGGCGCGTCACCGGCGAGCCTCCCGTCCTCACTCCCGGTGTGACGGACGAGGCGCGGACCTCCGTGTACTTCGTGGCCCCGGACGGCGCGGTGCGCGCGCACGCGGTGGACACGGGCAAGGTGCGGTGGCGCGCTCCCGCCCCGAAGGCCACCGAGCCCGCGCCGGACAGCCCCCGCGGCCTTCCGGCTCCCGTGCTGGCGGAGGGGCTCCTGGTGGTGGCACGGGGGAGCGCGGGGCTCGTGGCCCTGTCCACGGACGACGGGAGGCAGGCCTGGGCGCGGGACGTGCGGGATGTGGTGGGGCTGGAGGCGTGGCGGGACGCCGTCTACGTGAGCGCACGGCCGGGGCGGCTCCTCGCGCTGCGTGCGAAGGACGGCGGCTCCCTGTGGGAGCAGTCCGTGGCCGACGGACTCACCGGCCCTCCGGCCATGGCGCTGGGCACGCTGTGGATGGGCGCCGGGGCAGCGGCGTCTCCGGCGCTCCTGGGGGTGGACCGGGAGAGCGGGAAGGAAGTGGCCCGCGTCACCCTGCCCGACCCGCTCCTCACGAGGGTGACGCCGATTCGCGGGGAGTTGCTGCTCGTGCCCACCGCCGGGCGCGACGGGCGGCTGCTCGTGCTGAAGCCGCCATCTTGGGAGCGCGCCTTCGCGCTGCGCACGGACACGCCGCTGCGCACCGCGCCGGTGGTACTGGGCGACGAGTTCTTCGTGCTGGGCCTGGACGGGCGGGTGATGGCGTGGCGGCTGAAGCCTCCTCCGGAGCCGTAA
- the add gene encoding adenosine deaminase has protein sequence MPTIREDEFPSATGIPSSARRTDFVPPPTLAVTEELLLALPKTDLHCHLDGSMRVKTILELAEQQKVKLPADTEDGLAKAIHMGEVCKSLEEYLVAFDVTLSVLQTADALYRSAYELAVDAAAENVRWLEVRYSPALHLQKGLKMTTVIDSVLEGLRAAKRETGIKCGVIVCGIRHINPQTSMRLAELSVAYKNRGVIGFDLAGAEASFPAKDHRDAFQLILKNNVNCTAHAGEAYGPESISQAIHNLGAHRIGHGTRLREDGDLLNYVNDHRIPLEVCPTSNVQTGAVSSLAAHPLKFYFDYGLRVTINTDNRLITDTTVTKEMWVAHKELGLSLEDLVTIIVSGFKSAFLPFREKQDMLRAVNQEIATTLAAFDKKRTAMKQPA, from the coding sequence ATGCCTACCATTCGTGAAGACGAGTTTCCCAGCGCGACCGGCATCCCCTCCTCCGCCCGGCGGACGGACTTCGTGCCGCCTCCCACGCTGGCGGTGACGGAGGAATTGCTCCTCGCGCTCCCCAAGACGGACCTGCACTGCCACCTCGACGGCTCCATGCGGGTGAAGACCATCCTCGAGCTCGCCGAGCAGCAGAAGGTGAAGCTCCCCGCCGACACCGAGGACGGCCTCGCCAAGGCCATCCACATGGGCGAGGTGTGCAAGAGCCTGGAGGAGTACCTCGTCGCCTTCGACGTGACGCTCTCCGTGCTCCAGACGGCGGACGCGCTCTACCGCTCCGCGTACGAGCTGGCCGTGGACGCCGCCGCGGAGAACGTGCGCTGGCTGGAGGTGCGCTACTCGCCCGCGCTGCACCTGCAGAAGGGCCTGAAGATGACCACCGTCATCGACTCCGTGCTGGAGGGCTTGCGCGCCGCCAAGCGTGAGACGGGCATCAAGTGCGGCGTCATCGTCTGCGGCATCCGCCACATCAACCCGCAGACGTCCATGCGCCTGGCCGAGCTGTCCGTGGCCTACAAGAACCGCGGCGTCATCGGCTTCGACCTCGCCGGCGCCGAGGCGAGCTTCCCCGCCAAGGACCACCGCGACGCCTTCCAGCTCATCCTCAAGAACAACGTCAACTGCACCGCGCACGCGGGCGAGGCCTACGGCCCCGAGTCCATCTCCCAGGCCATCCACAACCTGGGCGCGCACCGCATCGGCCATGGCACCCGCCTGCGCGAGGACGGTGATTTGCTCAACTACGTCAACGACCACCGGATTCCCCTGGAGGTCTGCCCCACGTCCAACGTGCAGACGGGCGCAGTGTCCAGCCTGGCCGCGCACCCGCTGAAGTTCTACTTCGACTACGGCCTGCGGGTGACCATCAACACCGACAACCGCCTCATCACCGACACCACGGTGACGAAGGAGATGTGGGTGGCGCACAAGGAGCTGGGCCTGTCGCTGGAGGACCTGGTCACCATCATCGTCTCCGGCTTCAAGAGCGCCTTCCTGCCGTTCCGCGAGAAGCAGGACATGCTGCGCGCGGTGAATCAGGAGATTGCGACGACGCTGGCCGCCTTCGACAAGAAGCGGACGGCGATGAAGCAGCCGGCGTGA
- a CDS encoding RNA polymerase sigma factor has protein sequence MSAAVQGLRMTLRMPKEAEEPVEAEAPRVGDEETLSRRALAGDRAAWNALVARHHRRVVVSLLARGVRVDRAHELAQETWARLIQQQQRGLLTELRLPNLALTQAAFLAADDARRSRRESISGAVEELPERQHPVDPSVSAERRLLSEEQLSRAHAALAQVSPSARNVFLLACDGQELPHAEVAARVGLSVQRVRQILCEVRKKLRSALEEETHA, from the coding sequence ATGAGTGCAGCCGTGCAGGGCCTGCGGATGACGCTTCGGATGCCAAAGGAAGCCGAGGAGCCAGTGGAAGCCGAAGCGCCGCGCGTGGGGGACGAAGAGACCCTGTCGCGGCGCGCGCTGGCCGGCGACCGGGCGGCCTGGAACGCGTTGGTGGCACGCCACCACCGGCGCGTCGTGGTATCGCTGCTCGCCAGAGGCGTCCGGGTGGACCGGGCGCATGAGCTGGCCCAGGAGACATGGGCGCGGCTCATCCAACAACAGCAGCGGGGGCTGCTGACGGAGCTGCGCCTGCCCAACCTCGCGCTCACCCAGGCGGCCTTCCTGGCCGCGGACGATGCCCGCCGCTCACGGCGGGAGTCCATCTCCGGAGCGGTGGAGGAGCTGCCGGAGCGGCAGCACCCGGTGGACCCGTCGGTGTCCGCGGAGCGTCGACTCCTCTCGGAGGAGCAGCTGTCACGCGCCCATGCCGCGCTGGCGCAGGTGTCGCCCAGCGCGCGAAACGTCTTTCTCCTGGCCTGTGACGGCCAGGAGCTTCCCCATGCTGAAGTCGCCGCGCGAGTCGGCCTGTCCGTCCAGCGCGTCCGACAAATCCTGTGCGAGGTCCGCAAGAAGCTGCGGTCCGCGCTCGAGGAGGAGACCCATGCTTAA
- a CDS encoding PaaI family thioesterase — MSDTPSGPPSRPPAQADLDRYAEQFNRSLTLRHFGAHLSFPEGKKVVVTLPELRPEHRGGLGSGAAVNGLTLAAMFDLAIGCSGALVDPSRRCATVQLSMSFERAVTGDVCRVEAEVSNKSVSLLFSTARAFDSQGRECARCNGVVKLSNLPWPNGESPAAN, encoded by the coding sequence ATGTCCGACACCCCGTCCGGCCCCCCCTCCCGGCCGCCCGCCCAGGCGGACCTGGACCGCTACGCCGAGCAGTTCAACCGCAGCCTCACCCTGCGTCACTTCGGTGCGCACCTGTCGTTTCCGGAGGGCAAGAAGGTGGTCGTCACCCTCCCCGAGCTTCGCCCCGAGCACCGAGGGGGCCTGGGCAGCGGCGCGGCCGTCAACGGCCTGACGCTCGCGGCCATGTTCGACCTCGCCATCGGCTGCAGCGGCGCCCTGGTGGACCCCAGCCGCCGCTGTGCCACCGTGCAGCTCTCCATGAGCTTCGAGCGCGCCGTCACCGGCGACGTCTGCCGCGTGGAGGCGGAGGTCAGCAACAAGAGCGTCTCCCTCCTCTTCTCCACCGCCCGCGCCTTCGACAGCCAGGGCCGGGAGTGCGCCCGCTGCAACGGTGTGGTGAAGCTGTCCAACCTCCCCTGGCCCAACGGCGAGAGTCCCGCCGCGAACTGA
- a CDS encoding RtcB family protein, translating to MQPNLNRLLRALAREGLEVTYDGRLYSVRLLGSANAPPAEVLLPPDLPVEGKAFRQLANLAALKHPGGGQVLRVRATPDFHPGDSGVAIGSVLHTTHNLVVPGAIGTDINCGMRLHVADLSVDTFLAKRDAFVERMKGHYFFGTRDVAMSSRASEALLRDGIPGWLLETLERPLGCAARSDLPQLDAEVERIHLGGALKGNSSWAPALFAREGVVRDAGLATIGGGNHFVEVQRVEAVEDRARAWQWGVREGQLAFMIHSGSRDVGKHVGVAWQERARKAWPEGKPFPDSGILPLGDEHLVTEYLEAEATAANYAFLNRLLLAELLRQTLRELFGEVEAPLVYDVPHNLTLPYEGGWLARKGACPAGAEQPVIIPGSMGATSFLMVGCGDAKSLESASHGAGRARSRFSMGRGGADQSEAALGLTGVDCISLRAERRVEEAPAAYKPIRPVVDSQVAAGIVREVARLAPLLTFKA from the coding sequence ATGCAGCCGAACCTGAATCGGCTCCTCCGGGCGCTTGCCCGTGAGGGGCTCGAGGTGACCTATGACGGTCGCCTCTACTCCGTGCGCCTCCTGGGTAGCGCGAATGCGCCGCCCGCCGAGGTGCTCCTCCCACCGGACCTGCCCGTCGAGGGCAAGGCCTTCCGGCAACTCGCCAACCTCGCGGCCCTGAAGCATCCGGGCGGCGGCCAGGTGCTGCGCGTGCGCGCCACCCCCGACTTCCACCCCGGTGACTCCGGCGTGGCCATCGGCTCGGTGCTGCACACGACGCACAATCTCGTCGTCCCGGGCGCCATCGGCACCGACATCAACTGCGGCATGCGCCTGCACGTCGCGGACCTCTCCGTGGACACCTTCCTCGCGAAGCGCGACGCCTTCGTGGAGCGGATGAAGGGCCACTACTTCTTCGGCACGCGGGACGTGGCCATGTCCTCGCGCGCCTCGGAAGCCCTGCTGCGCGACGGCATCCCCGGCTGGCTGCTGGAGACGCTGGAGCGCCCGCTGGGCTGCGCGGCCCGCTCGGACCTGCCGCAGCTCGACGCTGAGGTGGAGCGCATTCACCTCGGCGGCGCGTTGAAGGGCAACTCCTCCTGGGCGCCTGCCCTCTTCGCCCGCGAGGGCGTGGTGCGCGACGCGGGGCTGGCCACCATCGGCGGAGGCAACCACTTCGTCGAGGTGCAGCGCGTGGAGGCCGTGGAGGACCGCGCGCGGGCGTGGCAATGGGGCGTGCGCGAGGGACAGCTCGCGTTCATGATTCACTCCGGCAGCCGCGACGTGGGCAAGCACGTGGGCGTGGCCTGGCAGGAGCGGGCGCGCAAGGCCTGGCCGGAGGGCAAGCCCTTCCCGGACAGCGGCATCCTCCCGCTGGGCGACGAGCACCTCGTCACCGAGTACCTGGAGGCCGAGGCCACCGCCGCCAACTACGCCTTCCTCAACCGGCTGCTGCTGGCGGAGTTGCTGCGCCAGACGCTGCGCGAGCTGTTCGGCGAGGTGGAGGCCCCGCTCGTCTACGACGTGCCGCACAACCTCACGCTCCCGTACGAAGGCGGGTGGCTGGCGCGCAAGGGCGCCTGCCCGGCGGGCGCGGAGCAGCCCGTCATCATCCCCGGCTCCATGGGCGCCACGTCCTTCCTCATGGTGGGGTGCGGCGACGCGAAGTCCCTGGAGTCCGCGTCGCACGGGGCGGGGCGGGCACGCTCGCGCTTCAGCATGGGGCGGGGTGGGGCGGACCAGAGCGAGGCGGCGCTGGGGCTCACCGGGGTGGACTGCATCAGCCTCCGGGCCGAGCGGCGGGTGGAGGAGGCGCCCGCGGCCTACAAGCCCATCCGCCCCGTGGTGGACTCGCAGGTGGCGGCCGGCATCGTCCGCGAGGTGGCGCGGCTGGCGCCCCTGCTCACCTTCAAGGCGTGA
- a CDS encoding zf-HC2 domain-containing protein, whose amino-acid sequence MLKPHLTRDSAEQYILGALSPEASATLEAHTLECEPCARLLQEEALLSEQLEEVAQAFPREDRVIRPARWHVRRVAAGAVSAALAAAASLALVLLPGGRGHHPSGDGAGVLTSPALELEVNAPQAIVVACPDLATQDSCTQKAAERGLLVQNPWGTGEVPRYEARTGLPEGALSARHPVSL is encoded by the coding sequence ATGCTTAAGCCCCACCTGACCCGCGACTCCGCGGAGCAATACATCCTGGGGGCGCTGTCACCCGAGGCCTCGGCCACGCTGGAGGCGCACACGCTGGAGTGCGAGCCGTGCGCGAGGCTGCTCCAGGAAGAGGCCCTCCTCTCCGAGCAGCTCGAGGAGGTGGCCCAGGCGTTCCCTCGGGAGGACCGCGTCATCCGCCCCGCCCGCTGGCACGTGCGGCGCGTGGCGGCGGGCGCGGTCAGCGCGGCGCTCGCGGCGGCGGCGTCGCTGGCCCTGGTCCTGCTGCCCGGCGGCCGGGGCCACCACCCCTCCGGCGACGGCGCAGGCGTGCTGACTTCGCCCGCGCTGGAGCTGGAGGTGAATGCGCCGCAGGCCATCGTCGTCGCATGCCCGGACCTGGCCACCCAGGACTCGTGCACGCAGAAGGCGGCGGAGCGCGGGCTGCTCGTCCAGAACCCCTGGGGCACGGGTGAGGTGCCGCGCTATGAGGCCCGCACCGGCCTCCCCGAGGGCGCGCTGAGCGCGCGCCATCCCGTGTCGCTGTGA
- a CDS encoding SDR family oxidoreductase has protein sequence MDLELGGKVVLVTGGSDGLGAAVARRLVREGAKVALCARGVERLAATADSLRAEGGDVLTVQADVSKAWQVEHFVDAAHARFGRVDALVNNAGTAAARPFMSVTDMEWEEDLNLKLFAAVRAARHALPLMREVGGGSIVNVLAIAAKTPGAHSTPSSVSRAAGMALTKALSKELGPHGVRVNAVLVGIIESGQWVRRAQEVGKPVESFQTEMARHAGIPLGRVGKAEEFADLVAFLLSPRGGYITGTAINVDGGLSAAV, from the coding sequence GTGGACCTGGAGCTCGGTGGCAAGGTGGTGCTGGTGACGGGGGGCTCGGACGGGCTGGGGGCGGCGGTGGCCCGGAGGCTCGTCCGGGAGGGCGCGAAGGTGGCGCTCTGCGCCCGGGGCGTGGAGCGTCTGGCGGCCACAGCGGACTCCCTGCGCGCGGAGGGCGGAGACGTGCTCACCGTCCAGGCCGACGTGTCCAAGGCCTGGCAGGTGGAGCACTTCGTGGACGCGGCGCACGCGCGCTTCGGGCGGGTGGACGCGTTGGTGAACAACGCGGGCACCGCGGCGGCGCGGCCCTTCATGTCGGTGACGGACATGGAGTGGGAGGAGGACCTCAACCTCAAGCTCTTCGCCGCCGTGCGCGCCGCGCGGCACGCGCTGCCCCTGATGCGCGAGGTGGGCGGCGGCTCCATCGTCAACGTGCTGGCCATCGCCGCGAAGACGCCAGGCGCGCACTCCACGCCGTCGTCGGTGTCTCGCGCGGCGGGCATGGCGCTGACGAAGGCGCTGTCGAAGGAGCTCGGCCCGCACGGCGTGCGCGTGAATGCCGTGCTGGTGGGCATCATCGAGAGCGGCCAGTGGGTGCGCCGGGCCCAGGAGGTGGGCAAGCCGGTGGAGTCCTTCCAGACGGAGATGGCGCGCCACGCCGGCATTCCGCTGGGCCGCGTGGGCAAGGCCGAGGAGTTCGCGGACCTCGTCGCCTTCCTGCTGTCCCCGCGCGGCGGCTACATCACCGGCACCGCCATCAACGTGGACGGCGGCCTGTCCGCCGCCGTGTAG
- a CDS encoding ATP-dependent helicase has translation MHESALLEDLNPPQREAVLHGDGPLLVLSGAGSGKTRVITRRVAHLVMVRRVFPWRILAVTFTNKAAREMRERLSQLLGSQANDLVVSTFHSSAALILRREAEHVGLTRSFVIYDDGDQLNVVKRAMRDAGIEVPMQPREILHRIDQEKNAARLPEHMQVEPGDERGQLIRKVYAAYQERLRTANAVDFGDLLLLLVTLFRKRPDVLENYRRRFHHVLVDEFQDTNPVQYELLKQLAPPPSANLVVVGDDDQSIYRWRGANVDNILEFPQQYPGAKVVKLEQNYRSDQNILTAAHEVISKNTRRMPKKLWSDRQKGQTLSLLLSRDERSEAQEVARQVLALQREGFIKFSSMAVFYRVNAQSRVLEEALRLARIPYTLVSGRSFYDRAEVRDASAYLRLMVNPRSDADLLRIINTPARGIGDTTVERVTDFANEKGVSLYEALAQPEEIPALNSTAVKRLKVFRNLLSSLASFAKGAKDAASAVDEMLRETKLVETLVAEGSDEAQTRAENLKEFLGAAQEFDLNRAAAAVQAAQNAPEDVPPEVDAAPLTADTPPLQAFLEQISLVGEADAEVGEGRVALMTLHAAKGLEFDAVFLTGLEDGVFPHARALKGEDPDDSEDMAEERRLCYVGFTRARKRLFVSLTQCRSLFGELRYNPPSRFLRDVPPALFGISEHDVPEPPRAVAVAPRKRTYDEDDGPRIDRSYSQASDMDGVTGDVRGMRVRHEQFGTGRVVSTDGSGPNAKVTVEFGGGVGLKRVIARFLIPG, from the coding sequence GTGCACGAATCCGCCCTCCTCGAAGACCTGAACCCGCCCCAGCGCGAGGCCGTGTTGCACGGCGACGGTCCCCTGCTCGTCCTGTCGGGCGCCGGCAGCGGCAAGACGCGCGTCATCACCCGCCGCGTGGCGCACCTGGTGATGGTCCGGCGCGTCTTCCCGTGGCGCATCCTCGCCGTCACCTTCACGAACAAGGCCGCTCGGGAGATGCGCGAGCGCCTCTCCCAACTGCTCGGCTCCCAGGCGAACGACCTGGTGGTGAGCACCTTCCACTCCTCTGCGGCCCTGATTCTGCGGCGCGAGGCCGAGCACGTGGGCCTCACCCGCTCCTTCGTCATCTACGACGACGGGGACCAGCTCAACGTGGTGAAGCGCGCCATGCGCGACGCGGGCATTGAAGTCCCCATGCAGCCGCGCGAAATCCTGCACCGCATCGACCAGGAGAAGAACGCGGCGCGCCTGCCGGAGCACATGCAGGTGGAGCCGGGCGACGAGCGCGGTCAGCTCATCCGCAAGGTGTACGCGGCCTACCAGGAGCGGCTGCGCACGGCGAACGCGGTGGACTTCGGAGACCTGCTGCTCCTGCTGGTGACGCTGTTCCGCAAGCGGCCGGACGTGCTGGAGAACTACCGGCGCCGCTTCCACCACGTGCTGGTGGACGAGTTCCAGGACACCAACCCCGTGCAGTACGAGCTGCTCAAGCAGCTCGCGCCGCCGCCGTCGGCGAACCTGGTGGTGGTGGGCGACGACGACCAGTCCATCTACCGCTGGCGCGGCGCCAACGTGGACAACATCCTCGAGTTCCCCCAGCAGTACCCGGGCGCGAAGGTGGTGAAGCTCGAGCAGAACTACCGCTCGGACCAGAACATCCTCACGGCCGCGCACGAGGTCATCAGCAAGAACACGCGGCGCATGCCGAAGAAGCTCTGGTCGGACCGGCAGAAGGGCCAGACGCTGAGCCTGCTGCTCAGCCGCGACGAGCGGTCCGAGGCGCAGGAGGTGGCGCGGCAGGTACTGGCGCTGCAGCGCGAGGGCTTCATCAAGTTCTCCAGCATGGCGGTGTTCTATCGGGTGAACGCGCAGAGCCGCGTGCTGGAAGAGGCGCTGCGGCTGGCGCGAATCCCCTACACGCTGGTGAGCGGGCGCAGCTTCTATGACCGGGCGGAGGTGCGCGATGCCTCCGCGTACCTGCGGCTCATGGTGAATCCGCGTTCGGACGCGGACCTGCTGCGCATCATCAACACGCCCGCGCGCGGCATCGGCGACACCACGGTGGAGCGGGTGACGGACTTCGCCAACGAGAAGGGCGTGAGCCTGTACGAGGCGCTGGCGCAGCCGGAGGAGATTCCCGCGCTCAACAGCACGGCGGTGAAGCGACTGAAGGTCTTCCGCAACCTGCTGTCCTCGCTGGCCTCTTTCGCGAAGGGCGCGAAGGACGCGGCGAGCGCGGTGGACGAGATGCTGCGCGAGACGAAGCTCGTGGAGACGCTCGTGGCCGAGGGCAGCGACGAGGCCCAGACGCGCGCGGAGAACCTGAAGGAGTTCCTGGGCGCCGCGCAGGAGTTCGACTTGAACCGCGCGGCCGCGGCGGTGCAGGCGGCGCAGAACGCTCCGGAGGACGTGCCTCCGGAGGTGGACGCGGCGCCGCTGACGGCGGACACGCCGCCGCTGCAGGCCTTCCTGGAGCAGATTTCGCTGGTGGGCGAGGCGGACGCGGAGGTGGGCGAGGGCCGGGTGGCGCTGATGACGCTGCACGCGGCGAAAGGCCTGGAGTTCGACGCGGTGTTCCTCACCGGCCTGGAGGACGGCGTCTTCCCGCACGCGCGTGCGCTGAAGGGCGAGGACCCGGACGACAGCGAGGACATGGCCGAGGAGCGGCGCCTCTGCTACGTGGGCTTCACGCGCGCGCGCAAGAGGCTCTTCGTGAGCCTGACGCAGTGCCGCTCGCTGTTCGGCGAGCTGCGCTACAACCCGCCCAGCCGCTTCCTGCGCGACGTGCCTCCGGCGCTCTTCGGCATCAGCGAGCACGACGTGCCCGAGCCGCCCCGTGCCGTCGCGGTGGCGCCGCGCAAGCGGACGTATGACGAGGACGACGGGCCTCGCATCGACCGCTCGTACTCGCAGGCGTCGGACATGGACGGGGTGACGGGAGACGTGCGCGGCATGCGCGTGCGTCACGAGCAGTTCGGCACCGGCCGCGTGGTGTCCACGGACGGCAGCGGGCCGAATGCGAAGGTCACCGTGGAGTTCGGCGGAGGCGTGGGCCTCAAGCGCGTCATCGCCCGCTTCCTGATTCCGGGGTGA
- a CDS encoding GNAT family N-acetyltransferase, whose translation MGAAGGLHLRPARESDRRTLWRIHTQAVEALCQGVYAPHEVATWVRLLRPEGYLRPEKPRTVLVAERGRRIIGFGQVDTRAGELEALYVVPDEVGQGVGSTLLAALESAAWHAGVPLLGLDASLNAEAFYRRHGYVWMHAARRPLTPEVQLACVRMQKRRPAAALREEPAPR comes from the coding sequence ATGGGTGCGGCGGGAGGGCTCCACCTCAGACCGGCGAGGGAGTCGGACCGGCGCACCCTGTGGCGCATCCACACGCAGGCGGTGGAGGCGCTCTGCCAGGGCGTATACGCGCCGCACGAGGTGGCCACCTGGGTGCGGCTGCTCCGGCCGGAAGGCTACCTCCGGCCGGAGAAGCCCCGCACGGTGCTGGTGGCCGAGCGTGGCCGGCGCATCATCGGCTTCGGCCAGGTGGACACGCGCGCGGGCGAATTGGAGGCCCTGTACGTGGTGCCGGATGAGGTGGGCCAGGGCGTGGGCTCCACGCTGCTGGCGGCGCTGGAGTCCGCGGCATGGCACGCGGGCGTGCCGCTGCTGGGCCTGGACGCGAGCCTCAACGCGGAGGCCTTCTACCGGCGCCATGGCTACGTGTGGATGCACGCGGCCCGGCGCCCGCTCACGCCCGAGGTGCAGCTGGCGTGCGTGAGGATGCAGAAGCGGAGGCCGGCCGCCGCCCTGAGGGAGGAGCCGGCCCCGCGCTGA